In a single window of the Flavobacterium sp. W4I14 genome:
- a CDS encoding endo-1,4-beta-xylanase (product_source=KO:K01181; cath_funfam=3.20.20.80; cog=COG3693; ko=KO:K01181; pfam=PF00331; smart=SM00633; superfamily=51445; transmembrane_helix_parts=Inside_1_6,TMhelix_7_29,Outside_30_368): protein MSAKNIFSSYILFLFFVLGFGGCKTGQSLSNYQTDSKGLKDFYKNYFSIGVAVGKRNLSGAESALIKKHFNSITAENAMKMESMQPVEGKFNWREADSIISFAAQNNIKVRGHNLCWHEQAPSWFFTDKEGKEVSKIVLLQRLKAHIDAVVGRYKGKIYAWDVVNEAIDDDSTKYLRNSKWYQICGEDFIIKAFEYAHAADPDAKLYYNDYNTERPEKRERVYKLLKSLKDKGVPIDGVGLQAHWSIYEPTEKELVTAIQRYSSLGLKIQFTELDLSIYPWEKNKRAKRADESDAYTAELEAQQVAKYKMVFNVFRKYKNVITNVTFWNISDRRTWLDGYPVPGRKNYPLLFDTQLKPKKAYWSVIKF from the coding sequence ATGAGTGCCAAAAATATATTTTCAAGTTATATCCTATTTCTATTCTTCGTACTGGGCTTTGGAGGATGTAAAACGGGTCAATCGCTTTCCAATTACCAAACAGATAGCAAGGGTTTAAAAGATTTTTACAAAAATTACTTTTCAATTGGTGTTGCTGTTGGCAAAAGAAATCTGAGCGGAGCGGAAAGTGCGTTGATTAAAAAACATTTTAACAGCATTACAGCAGAAAACGCCATGAAAATGGAGTCGATGCAGCCTGTTGAGGGAAAATTTAATTGGCGGGAAGCCGATTCGATCATCAGCTTTGCAGCGCAAAACAACATCAAAGTACGTGGCCATAATTTATGCTGGCACGAACAGGCACCCTCATGGTTTTTCACAGATAAAGAGGGAAAGGAAGTAAGTAAAATTGTATTGCTACAACGATTAAAAGCACATATTGATGCCGTAGTTGGACGATATAAGGGAAAAATATATGCATGGGATGTTGTAAACGAGGCCATTGACGATGATTCTACAAAATACTTAAGAAATTCGAAATGGTACCAGATCTGTGGTGAAGACTTTATCATTAAAGCCTTTGAATATGCACATGCCGCCGATCCCGATGCAAAGCTTTATTACAATGATTACAATACCGAACGACCAGAAAAAAGAGAACGTGTATACAAGTTACTCAAAAGCCTGAAAGACAAAGGCGTACCAATAGATGGCGTTGGCCTCCAGGCGCATTGGTCTATCTACGAACCTACTGAAAAAGAACTCGTTACAGCAATTCAACGCTATTCATCCTTGGGCCTTAAAATACAGTTTACCGAGTTAGATCTTTCCATTTATCCATGGGAGAAAAATAAACGTGCCAAACGTGCGGATGAAAGCGACGCTTACACCGCCGAACTTGAAGCTCAACAGGTTGCAAAGTACAAAATGGTGTTCAACGTGTTCAGAAAATATAAAAATGTAATCACCAACGTTACATTCTGGAACATTTCTGATCGTCGTACCTGGCTGGATGGTTATCCGGTACCTGGCCGCAAAAATTATCCCTTACTTTTCGACACGCAATTAAAACCAAAAAAAGCCTATTGGAGCGTTATTAAATTTTAA
- a CDS encoding hypothetical protein (product_source=Hypo-rule applied; cleavage_site_network=SignalP-noTM; pfam=PF03629; superfamily=52266) yields the protein MTKLRAIFTCAALLLISIPSFSQDSNFYIFLCFGQSNMEGAAKFETQDTTAVDQRFRLLEAVNCENLSRTKGNWYTAVPPLTRCKTGLGPVDYFGRTLVANLPKNIKIGVINVAVGGCKIELFDKENYQSYTATAPNWMKGMLAEYEGNPYARMVEMAKIAQQSGIIKGILLHQGESNTGDKAWPEKVKGVYENLLKDLKLEAKNTPLLAGEVVNADQGGVCASMNAIIATLPQTIPNAHVISSAGCPDGPDNLHFSTEGYRMLGKRYGEKMLSLLGKK from the coding sequence ATGACTAAACTCCGTGCCATCTTTACTTGCGCAGCTTTATTGCTGATCAGCATTCCCTCATTTTCACAAGATTCGAATTTTTATATATTTCTGTGTTTCGGACAATCGAACATGGAAGGTGCCGCCAAATTTGAAACACAAGATACTACAGCAGTTGACCAACGGTTTCGCCTGTTGGAAGCCGTTAATTGCGAGAACTTAAGCCGGACAAAAGGCAACTGGTATACTGCTGTTCCACCACTAACACGATGTAAAACGGGACTAGGCCCGGTAGATTATTTTGGTCGGACACTTGTTGCCAACCTGCCCAAAAATATTAAAATCGGGGTAATCAATGTCGCCGTAGGCGGATGTAAAATTGAACTGTTCGACAAAGAAAATTACCAATCTTACACGGCAACAGCGCCAAATTGGATGAAGGGCATGTTAGCTGAATACGAGGGAAACCCTTATGCCCGGATGGTAGAGATGGCTAAAATTGCACAACAAAGTGGCATAATCAAGGGAATATTGTTGCATCAGGGAGAGTCAAATACCGGCGACAAAGCCTGGCCAGAAAAAGTAAAGGGCGTGTATGAAAACTTATTAAAAGACCTAAAATTAGAAGCTAAAAATACGCCACTACTAGCCGGAGAAGTGGTAAATGCCGACCAAGGCGGAGTTTGTGCCAGCATGAACGCCATTATTGCAACTTTGCCGCAAACCATCCCTAATGCACATGTTATTTCTTCTGCGGGCTGCCCTGATGGACCAGACAATCTTCATTTTTCTACCGAAGGCTACCGTATGTTAGGCAAAAGATATGGAGAAAAGATGCTGAGCTTACTTGGCAAAAAATAA
- a CDS encoding endo-1,4-beta-xylanase (product_source=KO:K01181; cath_funfam=3.20.20.80; cog=COG3693; ko=KO:K01181; pfam=PF00331; smart=SM00633; superfamily=51445; transmembrane_helix_parts=Inside_1_6,TMhelix_7_25,Outside_26_359), whose protein sequence is MSRKPNKLLAILLFLFLGILTLSAYKRASGLKDYYKNYFPIGVAVKPSDLNNQEKALILTHFNSITAENAMKMGPIHPFENRFFWKIADSIVQFGLQNKIKVRGHCLVWYAQTPRWLFKDSTGNQVTKEVLLSRIKNHINTVVSRYRGKIYAWDVVNEVIADDTSTFRKSQLYNIAGEDFIEQAFRDAHAADPKALLFYNDYNTENPIKRDKIYRMLKKLLTKGVPIHGVGLQAHWSISNPTRSELEKSIELFSSLGLQIQFTELDVSVYSGRQGGQMITGEKGINAAVFTPEMEQQQLEKYKMVFEVFRKYKKNITGVTFWNLSDRYSWLDARGRKNFPLLFDADLKPKKAYYEVTKF, encoded by the coding sequence ATGAGCCGAAAGCCAAATAAATTATTAGCGATTCTTCTATTCCTTTTCTTAGGAATCCTAACCTTAAGTGCATACAAAAGAGCCAGCGGGCTTAAAGATTACTATAAAAATTATTTTCCCATAGGTGTTGCCGTTAAGCCAAGCGACCTCAATAATCAAGAAAAGGCATTAATCTTAACGCATTTTAATAGTATTACTGCAGAAAATGCGATGAAAATGGGTCCAATACACCCCTTTGAAAATAGATTTTTCTGGAAAATTGCAGATTCAATTGTTCAATTTGGACTACAGAATAAGATAAAAGTAAGGGGCCACTGCTTAGTCTGGTATGCCCAAACGCCAAGATGGCTATTTAAAGACTCTACAGGAAACCAGGTAACTAAAGAAGTGTTACTTTCCAGAATCAAAAACCATATTAACACCGTTGTGTCCCGGTACCGTGGGAAAATTTACGCTTGGGATGTAGTAAATGAGGTGATTGCAGATGATACCAGTACTTTCCGAAAATCTCAGCTGTATAACATTGCAGGAGAGGATTTCATTGAACAAGCATTTAGGGATGCACATGCGGCAGATCCAAAAGCATTGTTGTTTTATAACGATTACAATACGGAAAATCCTATAAAACGGGATAAGATATATCGGATGCTTAAAAAGCTGTTAACCAAAGGAGTACCCATCCATGGCGTTGGATTACAGGCACATTGGTCTATCAGTAACCCTACCCGCTCCGAACTTGAAAAATCTATTGAATTGTTTTCGTCTCTTGGTCTCCAGATCCAATTTACCGAGCTAGATGTTTCCGTGTATTCTGGAAGACAGGGCGGCCAAATGATTACAGGTGAAAAAGGCATTAATGCAGCTGTTTTTACACCAGAAATGGAGCAACAGCAATTGGAAAAATACAAGATGGTTTTTGAGGTCTTCAGAAAATATAAAAAAAACATTACAGGTGTTACCTTTTGGAACCTCTCCGACCGTTATAGCTGGCTCGATGCCAGAGGTAGAAAAAACTTTCCATTATTATTTGATGCTGATTTAAAACCCAAAAAAGCATACTACGAGGTTACAAAGTTTTAA
- a CDS encoding beta-xylosidase (product_source=COG3507; cath_funfam=2.115.10.20; cog=COG3507; pfam=PF04616; superfamily=75005) has product MINTGNPIFSHKFTSDPTVLLYDQKVYLYTGHDEAPPGVQNYIMRNWLCFSSADLINWEEHPIPLQAKDFSWASGDAFASCVVFNKQQFYWFAAVSHRDIPGKAIALGVSKTPTGPFRDAIGSALITGDDIPFDKNPMANLDPSVIIDTDGQAYIFWGNQQCYFAKLSDDMLSLQDKINTIELPDFSEGAHVFKRNDWYYLTYGYGSPEKVAYAMSPSIHGPWVFKGILNELAGNCETNRPAILEFKGKNYFFYHNGALKGGGSHRRSVCVDYLYYNPDGTIKRVLMTSEGLG; this is encoded by the coding sequence ATGATCAACACAGGAAATCCCATATTCAGCCACAAATTTACTTCTGATCCAACGGTTTTGTTATACGATCAGAAAGTATATTTATATACCGGGCACGATGAAGCACCGCCAGGGGTACAGAACTACATCATGCGCAACTGGCTCTGCTTTTCTTCTGCCGACCTGATCAACTGGGAAGAACATCCAATACCATTACAGGCAAAGGATTTTAGCTGGGCTAGTGGGGATGCATTTGCATCTTGTGTGGTTTTTAACAAACAGCAATTTTATTGGTTTGCTGCAGTCTCCCATCGCGATATACCAGGCAAAGCAATTGCGCTTGGAGTGTCAAAAACACCTACAGGTCCTTTCCGTGATGCAATCGGCTCGGCACTGATCACAGGGGACGATATCCCTTTCGACAAAAATCCGATGGCAAACCTCGACCCTTCTGTAATCATTGACACCGACGGCCAGGCTTATATCTTTTGGGGTAACCAACAGTGTTATTTCGCTAAACTAAGTGACGATATGCTCAGTCTACAAGACAAAATCAATACGATTGAGCTACCTGATTTCTCCGAAGGTGCCCATGTTTTTAAACGAAACGACTGGTATTATCTAACTTACGGTTATGGCAGTCCGGAAAAGGTAGCCTATGCTATGAGTCCCAGCATACATGGGCCATGGGTATTCAAAGGAATATTAAACGAACTGGCTGGAAACTGCGAAACAAACCGTCCTGCCATTCTCGAATTCAAAGGAAAGAACTACTTCTTTTATCATAATGGCGCATTAAAGGGCGGAGGTAGTCACAGGCGTTCTGTCTGCGTTGATTATCTTTATTATAATCCAGATGGTACAATCAAACGGGTGCTAATGACCAGCGAAGGGTTAGGCTAA
- a CDS encoding ferritin-like metal-binding protein YciE (product_source=COG3685; cath_funfam=1.20.1260.10; cog=COG3685; pfam=PF05974; superfamily=47240), with protein sequence MATTKTAGNKASKSTSKTGKIENSEFHDFFIDELKDIYWAEKHLAKALPKMQKAATSPELAAAFEKHTMETQQHVSVLEEVFGLLGEKPAAKKCDAMAGLLEEADGIIADTDKGTMIRDAGLILAAQKVEHYEIATYGTLRVFAENIGHSDVAELLSQTLENEKATDVALTEIAVNAVNEEAVAE encoded by the coding sequence ATGGCAACTACAAAAACAGCGGGCAACAAAGCCTCAAAATCTACATCAAAAACAGGAAAAATAGAAAATTCTGAATTCCATGATTTTTTTATTGATGAATTAAAGGATATTTATTGGGCAGAAAAACACCTTGCTAAAGCGCTTCCAAAAATGCAGAAAGCAGCAACCAGCCCTGAGCTTGCAGCAGCTTTTGAAAAACACACGATGGAAACTCAACAACATGTGAGCGTACTGGAAGAAGTTTTTGGGCTTTTGGGTGAAAAACCAGCAGCTAAAAAGTGTGATGCAATGGCAGGTTTGCTGGAAGAAGCCGATGGAATTATTGCTGATACCGACAAAGGTACGATGATAAGAGATGCAGGACTTATCCTGGCGGCCCAGAAAGTAGAACATTACGAAATTGCAACCTATGGTACCCTAAGGGTGTTTGCAGAAAATATTGGGCACAGTGACGTGGCCGAACTGCTTTCTCAGACCCTTGAAAATGAAAAGGCAACCGATGTTGCACTTACTGAAATTGCTGTCAATGCGGTTAATGAAGAGGCCGTTGCAGAATAA
- a CDS encoding inorganic pyrophosphatase (product_source=KO:K01507; cath_funfam=3.90.80.10; cog=COG0221; ko=KO:K01507; pfam=PF00719; superfamily=50324), which produces MLKLTMMDRLIQAIIESPKGSRQKFDYEPKSNIFILSKLLPAGMVFPFDFGFLPGTVGEDGDPLDIVVISELKNFTGCAVECRIIGGIKAQQRERNGKTIRNDRFIAIANISPAYAKITSLKDLPSALLTAIEDFFVNYNKQAEKSFDILGHIQTDQAFKLIEKSYGKNPDKQKLIQLFLPLTDLPSADTRLKTLERLLIKKFGGLSIYAHQPVLGKWQDQTRLEKDKMIVFEVMVALFDKEFWKAVKSKLEKQFHQKEILIRVFDIGVI; this is translated from the coding sequence ATGTTAAAATTGACCATGATGGATAGATTGATACAGGCCATTATTGAAAGCCCAAAAGGCAGTCGGCAGAAATTTGATTATGAACCCAAGAGCAATATTTTTATCCTGAGCAAATTATTGCCTGCCGGAATGGTTTTTCCTTTTGATTTTGGCTTTTTACCTGGTACTGTAGGAGAAGACGGTGATCCCCTTGATATCGTGGTCATCTCCGAACTCAAAAATTTTACAGGCTGTGCGGTAGAATGCAGGATAATTGGAGGGATAAAGGCTCAACAGCGCGAGCGGAATGGAAAAACAATACGTAACGATCGTTTTATTGCGATAGCTAACATAAGTCCAGCATACGCAAAAATAACATCATTAAAGGATCTTCCATCGGCGTTATTGACGGCTATAGAAGATTTTTTTGTAAACTACAATAAACAAGCTGAAAAGTCTTTTGATATACTCGGACATATCCAAACTGATCAGGCCTTCAAACTGATCGAGAAAAGCTACGGGAAAAATCCTGATAAACAGAAACTCATCCAATTGTTTTTGCCCCTTACCGACCTTCCTTCTGCCGATACAAGACTAAAAACGCTGGAGCGGCTGCTGATAAAAAAATTCGGCGGACTTAGCATCTATGCCCACCAACCCGTGTTAGGTAAATGGCAGGACCAAACAAGGCTGGAGAAAGATAAAATGATTGTATTTGAAGTTATGGTAGCATTATTCGATAAAGAATTCTGGAAAGCCGTCAAAAGTAAACTCGAAAAACAGTTTCATCAAAAAGAAATTCTGATCAGAGTGTTTGATATTGGGGTTATCTGA
- a CDS encoding hypothetical protein (product_source=Hypo-rule applied; superfamily=55136) — protein MVPFNIQIDHGDDKITLTIIPKEDYYIIVYFGGILGAIRKMGLDWILLQQEEIDPGMLAYFDHELNSEATQISLGIHEINLIAGEIENHLVNQ, from the coding sequence ATGGTTCCATTTAATATCCAGATCGATCATGGTGATGATAAAATTACCCTGACTATTATTCCAAAGGAAGATTATTATATAATCGTTTATTTTGGCGGTATCCTCGGTGCCATCAGAAAAATGGGGCTGGACTGGATACTGCTTCAACAGGAAGAGATTGATCCCGGAATGCTAGCATATTTCGACCATGAACTGAATTCCGAAGCGACACAGATATCATTAGGCATTCATGAAATTAACCTCATTGCGGGTGAAATTGAAAATCACCTTGTAAATCAGTAA
- a CDS encoding glycine/D-amino acid oxidase-like deaminating enzyme/nitrite reductase/ring-hydroxylating ferredoxin subunit (product_source=COG0665/COG2146; cath_funfam=2.102.10.10,3.50.50.60; cog=COG0665,COG2146; pfam=PF00355,PF01266; superfamily=50022,51905) yields the protein MENRTDLTSARDGKNESLWQGSHPRLEIQPLKENTIYDVVIVGGGITGVTTALELQRKGKKCLLIEAQNLGFGTTGGTSAHLNTFLDATYPEIDSDFGKEASAQLARATKEIIEMIRSNIKALEIDADFAYKDAFLFSQNEEETEQLKSILSSSQQAGVKVSEVFENGIPIDFQHVLLFKEQAQFHPIKYILGLAREFLKLGGDILEHTFVENSAFKDDIHYINAGNITVQGRHLVWATHIPPGINILSLRNAPYRSYVLAAKLKNGDYPNCLAYDMQEPYHYFRSHEIDGDQYLLIGGADHKTGHDDPEKAFSALEKYALENFDVSSIDYRWSSQYYVPVDGLPYIGQFPGGDANSFVATGFNGNGMIFGSLSAVILTDLILGIENDLAKLLSPSRLKPVSGFMDFVQENADVAYHFVADRFGTEIIQSTKELKNDEGKIVELDGKKLALYKDINGKAIALSPVCTHAGCIVNWNASEKSWDCPCHGGRYATDGNVLTGPPRKALERIEIHKTGQT from the coding sequence ATGGAAAACCGTACCGACCTTACGTCCGCCAGGGACGGAAAAAATGAAAGTTTATGGCAGGGTTCGCATCCCCGCCTGGAAATCCAACCGCTCAAAGAAAATACAATTTACGATGTAGTAATCGTTGGTGGAGGAATTACCGGCGTAACCACTGCACTTGAACTGCAGCGAAAGGGTAAAAAATGTCTTTTGATAGAAGCGCAAAACCTGGGCTTTGGTACAACAGGAGGCACAAGCGCACACCTGAATACCTTTTTGGATGCCACCTATCCGGAGATCGATAGCGATTTTGGAAAAGAAGCCTCTGCCCAACTTGCCCGTGCTACAAAAGAGATAATCGAAATGATCCGCAGCAATATCAAAGCACTCGAAATCGATGCAGACTTTGCATACAAAGATGCCTTCCTCTTTTCTCAGAATGAGGAAGAGACCGAGCAGCTTAAATCCATCCTTTCCTCTTCACAGCAGGCTGGTGTTAAGGTAAGTGAAGTATTTGAAAACGGCATTCCAATCGATTTCCAGCACGTATTATTATTTAAAGAGCAAGCACAATTCCATCCCATAAAATATATACTTGGCCTCGCCAGGGAATTCCTAAAATTGGGCGGAGATATCCTGGAGCATACCTTTGTCGAAAACAGTGCGTTTAAAGACGACATCCACTATATAAATGCAGGAAATATAACCGTTCAGGGCAGGCATTTGGTATGGGCTACACACATTCCACCCGGAATTAATATCCTGTCGCTCAGGAATGCACCTTACCGAAGTTATGTACTGGCCGCTAAACTTAAAAACGGAGATTACCCAAACTGCCTGGCCTACGATATGCAAGAGCCTTACCACTACTTCCGAAGTCATGAAATAGATGGAGATCAATACCTGTTAATTGGTGGCGCTGACCATAAGACGGGGCACGATGATCCGGAAAAGGCCTTTTCGGCACTAGAGAAATATGCACTGGAAAACTTTGACGTCAGCTCAATCGATTATCGGTGGTCATCACAATATTATGTTCCTGTAGATGGGCTACCTTATATTGGGCAGTTTCCGGGTGGTGATGCGAACAGCTTTGTAGCAACAGGTTTTAACGGGAACGGGATGATTTTCGGCAGTCTTTCGGCAGTTATCTTAACCGATCTGATATTGGGTATTGAAAACGATCTTGCGAAACTGCTCAGCCCGTCGCGATTGAAACCCGTTTCTGGTTTTATGGATTTTGTGCAGGAAAATGCAGATGTGGCCTATCATTTCGTTGCTGACCGGTTTGGAACAGAAATTATCCAGTCTACAAAAGAATTAAAAAACGATGAAGGCAAAATAGTAGAACTAGATGGCAAAAAGCTCGCATTGTATAAAGATATAAACGGCAAGGCCATCGCTTTAAGCCCTGTGTGCACACACGCCGGTTGTATTGTTAACTGGAACGCAAGTGAAAAGAGTTGGGACTGCCCTTGTCATGGAGGAAGATACGCTACTGATGGTAATGTTCTTACCGGGCCACCAAGGAAAGCGTTGGAGAGAATAGAAATCCATAAGACTGGACAAACCTGA
- a CDS encoding diacylglycerol kinase (ATP) (product_source=KO:K07029; cath_funfam=3.40.50.10330; cog=COG1597; ko=KO:K07029; pfam=PF00781,PF19279; superfamily=111331), whose protein sequence is MKKPAPLVHVIHNPGAGQQKHSEKKLSSAIERHGFSIDYASSEKRSLKDIRPETSFIAIAGGDGTIKKTIIKLLDKKLRYKRPVALLPFGTANNIATSLGISEDLDRNIASWSNYNLRKFDIGQVTGTTEPLFFIESFGFGIFPKLMQKLEGMDTTAIKTAEDEFEIALDTLLAITETYAAHTCSIEVEDKKIRKKCIMVEIMNISRLGPNLRLSEHADPSDGFFDVVIVEENQREILKNYIAEIAKGKDVVFPIPPIRTKHLKIKWDGKDAHVDDQLLNDIKKSRLKVNLMHSLVEIMVEGEKLK, encoded by the coding sequence ATGAAAAAGCCAGCGCCTTTAGTTCATGTAATCCATAATCCTGGAGCGGGACAGCAAAAACATTCAGAAAAAAAACTCTCGTCAGCCATTGAGCGTCATGGCTTTTCGATAGATTACGCGTCTTCTGAAAAACGTTCGTTAAAAGATATCCGCCCCGAAACTTCATTTATTGCCATTGCCGGCGGCGATGGAACCATAAAAAAAACAATTATCAAACTTCTTGATAAAAAACTGCGTTACAAACGGCCAGTAGCACTTCTCCCTTTCGGTACTGCAAACAATATTGCAACCTCTCTTGGTATTTCAGAAGATCTGGACCGTAATATAGCTTCCTGGTCTAATTACAATCTGCGAAAATTTGATATTGGACAGGTTACCGGAACAACTGAACCACTGTTTTTCATCGAATCTTTTGGCTTTGGCATTTTTCCTAAACTGATGCAAAAGCTCGAAGGAATGGATACAACAGCAATCAAAACGGCTGAGGATGAATTCGAAATTGCACTGGATACGTTATTGGCAATCACCGAAACCTATGCTGCTCACACCTGTAGCATAGAAGTAGAGGATAAAAAAATAAGAAAAAAATGTATCATGGTCGAAATCATGAATATTTCGCGCCTTGGCCCCAATTTGAGGTTAAGCGAACATGCAGATCCCAGCGATGGTTTTTTTGATGTGGTAATTGTAGAAGAAAACCAAAGGGAAATCCTAAAAAATTATATCGCAGAAATTGCAAAAGGAAAAGATGTAGTGTTTCCTATACCGCCGATAAGAACAAAACACTTAAAGATAAAATGGGACGGAAAAGATGCCCACGTAGATGACCAGCTGTTAAATGATATCAAAAAGAGCCGATTAAAAGTAAATCTCATGCACAGCCTTGTGGAAATAATGGTGGAAGGTGAAAAACTCAAATAA
- a CDS encoding 5'-nucleotidase (product_source=KO:K03787; cath_funfam=3.40.1210.10; cog=COG0496; ko=KO:K03787; pfam=PF01975; superfamily=64167; tigrfam=TIGR00087): protein MNILITNDDGIYSPGIAALANIAKTFGTVRIVAPDVEQSSMGHAITHSRPLSYKKSPIAFEGIDAFRVNGTPADCVALGLHLYPDTNVVLSGINMGPNLGNSMWHSGTLAAAKQAVLLGVKGIALSTPVGRTEPDFEKLKSFVISSLEELFINNELALYNVNFPPEPKGIKWTRQSVRLYDGSVVPGEDPMGRKHFWITVTPLEPAEEDTDRWAIEHGYVSITPLRLDLTNEVELVSHLTSK from the coding sequence ATGAATATCTTGATCACCAATGACGACGGCATTTACAGCCCCGGAATAGCAGCACTTGCCAACATTGCCAAAACTTTTGGCACAGTAAGAATTGTTGCCCCTGATGTAGAACAGTCCTCTATGGGCCATGCAATAACACATTCACGGCCTTTGAGCTACAAGAAATCGCCGATTGCTTTTGAGGGTATTGATGCTTTTCGTGTAAACGGTACACCGGCCGATTGTGTTGCACTTGGCCTGCACTTATACCCTGATACAAATGTGGTGCTTTCGGGGATTAATATGGGGCCAAATTTAGGCAATTCCATGTGGCATTCGGGAACATTGGCCGCGGCAAAACAAGCTGTTCTTTTAGGCGTAAAAGGCATTGCTTTAAGTACGCCGGTTGGCCGTACTGAACCTGATTTCGAAAAACTAAAATCCTTTGTGATAAGCTCGCTCGAGGAATTATTTATAAACAACGAGCTTGCCCTGTATAATGTTAATTTTCCGCCAGAACCTAAGGGCATTAAATGGACGCGGCAATCTGTACGCCTGTATGATGGAAGTGTTGTTCCAGGAGAAGATCCGATGGGACGGAAACATTTTTGGATTACGGTAACTCCGCTTGAGCCAGCGGAAGAAGACACCGATCGTTGGGCTATTGAGCATGGTTATGTTTCTATTACGCCATTGCGGTTAGATTTGACCAATGAGGTTGAGCTTGTAAGCCACCTGACGTCTAAATAG
- a CDS encoding Ni/Co efflux regulator RcnB (product_source=COG5455; cleavage_site_network=SignalP-noTM; cog=COG5455), with the protein MKKLMIMMLACSICLASVAQTRQDTTKKKTEKTKPAKKSKEWPSKKDTTKRDTLKRDTMHKTNPVH; encoded by the coding sequence ATGAAAAAACTTATGATTATGATGCTGGCCTGCTCAATCTGCCTGGCATCAGTTGCACAAACACGGCAAGACACCACCAAAAAAAAGACAGAAAAAACAAAACCTGCAAAGAAAAGTAAAGAATGGCCGTCTAAAAAAGACACCACCAAGCGTGACACACTCAAACGTGACACCATGCACAAAACCAATCCAGTACATTAA
- a CDS encoding hypothetical protein (product_source=Hypo-rule applied; cath_funfam=2.60.40.1140), which translates to MKYPQFCLFLIVSLFFLGCKHDQGEFAMHDREFTDSVYPEMQYQQQLNLELQKMADAPEIKNLGIRRGGENQTYIQQLAANTNEKDQFSQTSLKEEHVQKLTLLRQHNPVQFDQLHSLLIDSDQKMIGFHVKATGSTGLLNPDLRAWAEAKIAHWTADLNEIQGLKK; encoded by the coding sequence ATGAAATACCCTCAGTTTTGTCTATTTCTTATTGTTTCGCTGTTTTTTCTTGGCTGTAAGCATGATCAGGGCGAATTTGCCATGCACGATCGCGAATTTACCGACTCGGTGTATCCTGAAATGCAGTACCAGCAGCAGTTGAACCTTGAGCTGCAAAAGATGGCTGATGCACCGGAAATTAAGAATTTAGGGATCAGGAGAGGGGGTGAAAATCAAACCTATATTCAGCAGTTAGCAGCAAATACAAATGAAAAGGATCAATTTTCACAAACTTCGCTCAAAGAAGAACACGTACAAAAACTAACGCTATTGCGTCAACATAATCCGGTCCAATTTGATCAGTTACATTCGCTTCTCATCGATTCAGATCAAAAAATGATTGGCTTTCATGTAAAAGCTACTGGTTCTACAGGATTGCTCAACCCTGATTTGAGGGCCTGGGCTGAAGCAAAAATTGCCCATTGGACGGCAGATCTAAATGAAATCCAAGGCTTAAAAAAATAA